The DNA sequence CCGCCAGAAGCCGATCTCTGCCTGGTTCTCGATGGGGTGCAGGACCCCGGCAATACCGGTACCATTCTTCGCCTGGCCGATTGGTTTGACATCCGCTATGTGGTACTTGGGGAAACTTCTGCCGATTCTTTCAATCCCAAAACTGTACAAGCTTCCATGGGAAGCATTTTCCGGGTTCATGTTATCCGCGCCGAGGCAGGAACTATCTGCCGAACCATGCGCCAGAAAGGCTGGAACATTTACGGAATGGACCTTCAGGGAACAAATCTTTACAAGGCAGAACTTCAGCTTCCGGCAATGATTGTGCTGGGAAATGAGTCGCGCGGTTTGTCGGATGATATCCGCAGGGAGGTTACGCATTTCCTTACGATTCCCCGCGGAGGCCCCGGTTCGGGCGCTGAATCCCTCAATGTCGGAATGGCTGCCGCCATTGTCTGTGCCGAATTCCGAAGACGTCACCCAGGGCAGGCTATTCAAAATGAAAATTCAGCAAAATAATATGGGAGGAAAGCTGGTTCAAGCCAGTGGCAGAAAGGTCTCTGTCAAGAATATCGCGCATGCCGACTGAAAGCTTCAGTTCGGTTGACAATTTGAAATAGACCAGATAGAAATCCATTCCTACGCCAATTTCGCCATAAAAATCGAGCGGTTTCAGATTGATGCGAAGGGTTTCACCCTGCTCATTACCAAGTTTCAGCTTGTTTTCCTTTTTTGCGGCCATATCGTACCTGACACTGGTCCCTGCAATCAGATAAGGGCGTACATTATTCAGCCTTTCTCCCCTGTATTTTATCAGGAGCGGAAAATCAAGGTAGTTGCTTTCTACCTGTATCTGGCCGTATTGGACATTGGAAGAAACTCCGGTAACAAAAACATTCCGCTGTCCAAAAACAAGGCCGGGAAGGAAGCGGAGGGCAAAAGCATCATTGAACCGCAGTTCCGAAACAATGTTGACATTGAACCCGGGACTTAGCTGATAAAGGTCCATATAGAGCGAGTCGCCGCTTCCGGTATGAATGCTTCGGCTGTTGCGCTCAAAACTGAAATCCATGGCATTAAGGCCAACGCAGAAGCCAAAATGGATCTTTTTGTCATCTACTATCTGATAATTGAGAACTTTCTTTGCCTGACCAAATGAAATCATCCCGAAAGCCAGACACAACAATGCAAAAAGGAATATTCTCTTCAAAACCGCAGACGTTAATAATTTCACTTTAAGCCTTAACGAACAAAGCGCTAAAATATTATAAAATCGTTATTCATCCAATTTTTACGTGGCCGGGTTTAACGCCTGTATATATTCTCGCAACACCGAGGGTAACAGGAAAGGAATCAGCAACCGCAAATCCTGCGCCTCTCAGCATCCTGCAGAAATGCTCCCCCTGTGGAAAGGCCTCAGCAGATCTGTT is a window from the Bacteroidales bacterium genome containing:
- a CDS encoding PorT family protein yields the protein MKRIFLFALLCLAFGMISFGQAKKVLNYQIVDDKKIHFGFCVGLNAMDFSFERNSRSIHTGSGDSLYMDLYQLSPGFNVNIVSELRFNDAFALRFLPGLVFGQRNVFVTGVSSNVQYGQIQVESNYLDFPLLIKYRGERLNNVRPYLIAGTSVRYDMAAKKENKLKLGNEQGETLRINLKPLDFYGEIGVGMDFYLVYFKLSTELKLSVGMRDILDRDLSATGLNQLSSHIILLNFHFE
- a CDS encoding RNA methyltransferase, which codes for MKKTAFKPEVLHLPPSYRKLARSLKEKKARDETRLFLAEGEKMVHELLKSEYRIAWIAATGGWIREHRHECAETELFEVDDNLLAGISTLKTPNRVLAVVYMPESPVRQIPPEADLCLVLDGVQDPGNTGTILRLADWFDIRYVVLGETSADSFNPKTVQASMGSIFRVHVIRAEAGTICRTMRQKGWNIYGMDLQGTNLYKAELQLPAMIVLGNESRGLSDDIRREVTHFLTIPRGGPGSGAESLNVGMAAAIVCAEFRRRHPGQAIQNENSAK